A stretch of DNA from Edaphobacter lichenicola:
CGCTGAATCCGGATGCAGGCGGACCTGAGTTGGAGAAGGGTAGAGCTGTCAGCATGGGTGTTGAGGCTACGGAAAAACTTTACGCGGACTATCGAGTGACGGCGACGAACCCTGGCGGGCACAGCTCCCTGCCCCGGCCCGATAATGCGATCTACCATGTCGCTGATGCGTTGGGGCGATTGGAGAAGACGCCGTTTCCACTGGAGGCGAATGAGGTAACGCGAGTTTATTTTGCCAGCGTTGCGAAGACGGAAAAGGGGCAGCTGGCGGAGGATCTGAAGGCTGTGTCTGGAACTGTGCCGAATGCGGAGGCTGCGCAGCGGTTGTCGAAGGACCCGATCTACAACTCACTGCTGCATACGACCTGCGTTGCGACGATGATGTCCGCTGGCCATGCGCCAAATGCATTGCCGGGAAGCGCGGTCGCGAATGTGAATTGCCGCATCTTTCCTGGCCATTCGCAGGAGGAGATTCGGCAGGAGCTGATTCGGATCTTTGCCGATCCGACACTGAAGGTGCAGTATGTCACCAACTCGGGCGAGGTGATGGAGAAGGGGTCCGATCGTAAGTCGATGGCTCCGCCGCCACTGGATCCGGTGGTGTTCAAGCCGCTTGAGGCGACGGTAAATTCGATATGGCCCGGAATTCCAGTGATTGCGGAGATGGAGACGGGCGCTTCTGACAGCGTTTACACGATGGATGCGGGGATTCCGAGTTATGGGTTCTCAGGCATGGGTGTGGATCGCGATGATGTTCGTGCTCACGGGCGGGATGAACGTATTCGTGTCGTCGACTTTTTTGCCGGAGTTGAGTTCGAGTATTTGTATCTGAAGGCACTGACCTCACAGTAGGGCTAGTTGAGGGCGGGCTTCTCGCTGCAAGACTTCTTTATTTTTTTCTGGGGCGTGCGGGAAAGCCGGCGTGCCTGAGCAACCACGCCTCTTGTTGGCGATAGACGGGCGTGGATAAAACCATGCTGGTGGTGGGCATTCCGTAGGGGAGCAGGCGCTCGATGAGTGACTCGAGTTCATCGATGGAGGAAAGGCGAACTTTGATGAGGAAGGCTTCTCCGCCGGTGATGT
This window harbors:
- a CDS encoding M20/M25/M40 family metallo-hydrolase, whose amino-acid sequence is MRSIAACLISVALTSALFAQPNQLPVADKALAREIFQQLIETNTTDSVGSTTVAADAMKKRLLDAGFAESDVVVMGPNDRKGNMVARYRGRAGSTLKPVLIIGHIDVVEAKRSDWTTDPFQFVEKDGYFYGRGTQDMKDSDAAVVESFIRMRREGFVPDRDIILALTADEEGGRSNGVDWLLKNHRDLIDGAFALNPDAGGPELEKGRAVSMGVEATEKLYADYRVTATNPGGHSSLPRPDNAIYHVADALGRLEKTPFPLEANEVTRVYFASVAKTEKGQLAEDLKAVSGTVPNAEAAQRLSKDPIYNSLLHTTCVATMMSAGHAPNALPGSAVANVNCRIFPGHSQEEIRQELIRIFADPTLKVQYVTNSGEVMEKGSDRKSMAPPPLDPVVFKPLEATVNSIWPGIPVIAEMETGASDSVYTMDAGIPSYGFSGMGVDRDDVRAHGRDERIRVVDFFAGVEFEYLYLKALTSQ